The following is a genomic window from Candidatus Neomarinimicrobiota bacterium.
GATCATTTCGTTAAGGGGGGTGTTGAGGTTCTTGAGGGTGAAACGCCGGAATACCAATCGATAATAGCGTTGGTTTTCCCTTTTGAACCGTCGGGCCTCGTCCTGCTCCATTACAAAGGCTTTCACAATCCGCATACCGCGCAAGGTTTCCTGGAGCACATTCATCACCCCGGCGATCTGTCTCATGGAGCGCCGGGCCCGCCGCCGGAGGCTTCTACCCAGACGGGTGGTCACTAAGGCGGCCAGAGGGATCAATGGAATGGCCAGCAGGGAAAGCTTCCAGCTGATGATGAATAGCATGGTAGCGAAGACCGCGAGGTTGACAGGCTCTACTACGATCTTCTGCAGACTGACCGTGAAGGCGCGCCGGACCGCCGCCACGTCGTTCAAGACTACGGAGGAAATCTCTGCTGTTTTCTGATGATCAAAATAAGACATGGACAGGGTCTTGATATGGTTGAACAAGTCGTTCCGCAGGTCTCGAATGAGGCGGTTCTCCATTATCCCGGCCGCCATGTCCTTCAGGTAGAAGAACACGTTTTTAGCCAAAAACACTGCCAGCAGCAGCCAGCACAGGCGGGCGAGGGTCTTGAGGGGAGTGGACTGCTGGATCAGGTTGGCGGTCCAGGCCCGCAGCTGGTCGTAAAAGCTGCCCGCTACGGAGACATCCACCGGCTTCACGGGGATGCTCTCTGGACTGACCAGTACGGTGTTAATGAGGGAGGCCACCATCCAGAGTGAGAGCGAGTTCAGTGCCACGAAGATGAGTGATAAAATTAGCGTCAAGGCAATCATGTGCCCGTAGCGGGTGAGGTATTTAATGAAGCGGCGATAGGTTTTCATGCGGCCTAGAGTTTACCGTCACCTTGTCTGAGTACCCGCCAGGGCTCGACGGTGGCATCCACGACCGTGCTCCCGTTGGAAGCCGGCAGCCGTCCGGCATCCACCAGCAGGTCGACTTGCCCTTCGAGTTGGTCCTTAATGGTCTCCGGATCCTGGAGGGGGGGCTGACCGGTCCGGTTCACGCTGGTGGTAATCACCAATCCCTGCGCTCCCTGGAAAGCAGCCTGTACAAACGGATGCCCGGGGAGACGAAAGCCGACCTTCCCCCCGGGTCCCTTTACCGGCTGTAAGAGCTTTTCCGGATGACGGGGCGAAAGGATGATCGTATACGGTCCTGGTAGCATATTTAATAATTTGTCAGTGATCGCGGGCGAAACCAATGCATATTCTTCCAGCTCTTCGAGCTGTCCTACCATCACGCTGAACGGCCCTTTCCGTCCCTTGACCACCGCGAGTCGTTCGAGGGCCGCCTGGTTCATGGCGTCAGTGCCCAGGCCGTACAGGGTGTCGGTGGGGTAGACCACCAGCTCCCCGGCCTGAATAGCCTGCCAGAAGCTGGCCGGGGCGGCGGGATCGGTAGCGGCGATGCGTCTCATTGGCGAGCCGGTCGGGTTCTTCGATGCTGCGTAGGGCGGGTCCCTTCGGCAGGCTCAGGGCTGGTCCCTTCGGCAGGCTCAGGATGTGACTTCCACATGCGGTGGAACCAGAAGTATTGTTCGGGGTGTTTTTGAATCGCTTCTCCCAGGGCATCCGTGTAGCGTTGCGTAAGGATCTGAATTGCCTGGTCCCGGTTTTGCGGCAAATCTGCGGTGCTGATGGGTCGCAAGCTCAGACGGTAGCGTCGATCCTTTTTAAGGAGGCAACAGCCGACCAACAGGGGAGCGCTGGCTTTGAGGGCGAAGACGGCGCCGCCCCTGGGTCGGGAGGAGGGCTGGCCCAGCAGGGTGACCCACACGCCGCGCTTCCTGGCATCCTGGTCTCCTGCTAGAAGAAGGAAAGTTCCCGCTTTCAGCCGCTGCAGCATGATACGCGTGGAAGTCTTTTTGGATATATACTGGTGGCTGGTGTTATCGCGCACTTCCGTCACGAAGGAGCCCCCGGCTCCCCGCTGGGTCACCATCACGGGCGTAATAGGATAGCCGCGCAAGCCCAGAGCCGGAACGAACAGCTCCCAGTTGCCAATGTGACCGCTTATAACTACCGCCCCGCTCCCCTGATCACGCACTTCCTGGATATATGATTCATCGAAATCAATCATCGCGCCCAATGTATGGGTGGTGAGGTTTGGCATACGGATGAAGTCCGTCAGCATCATGCCGAAATGTTGGTAAGTGCGGTGGAGAATGGCCCAGCGCTGGCGGCGGGAACGCTCCGGCAGGGCCAGGCTCAGGTTGTTCCAGGCCACGTCCTTACGGTAGGGCATAACCAGATACAGACCGGCACCCAGCAGGCGCCCCAGGGCCAATGCCCACAAACGCGGCAGGCGGTTGATAATCCAGGCGGCGGCGTGAAAAAGTCGATTGATCAAGGCTTGGCAAACGTGTTTTGATTGGATCAATATTTAATTTTGTAAGTTACCGATATATGAAGATTTATTCGAAACGGTTTTTCCGACGGAAACACGTTGACTTTGCGGGGCAAGGCATATAATATTATTCTAGAATGAGAGTGGCATTCATTATCGGCGCTTTAGCGGCTGGGTTGGTAGCTAAACCTGCCGGGCTGGTCTACCGGGTGCCCATCCAGGGTACCATCGATATGGGATTGCCACCGTTCGTAGAGCGGGTCATTAAGCTGGCTGACCAGGAACGCCCTGAGGCCATTATTTTTGACATTGATACCTTCGGCGGCCGACTTGACGGTGCCACCCGCATCAAGGATGCCATCATGTCGTCGCCGGTTCCCACCGTGGCCTTCGTAAATCGTCGGGCCATTTCCGCCGGTGCCTTGATTTCCCTCTCCTGCGAAAAAATAATCATGTCCAAAGGCGCTACCATCGGTGCCGCCACCGCGGTGGATGTAGAGGGGAAAAAGGCCAGTGAGAAGGTCATCTCCTATTTTCGGGAGGAGATGTCTGCCACGGCCGAAGCCCGGGGTCGCCCCACCCGGATTGCCGAAGGCATGGTGGATGAGGAATTGGCGGTGCCCTACATTATTATTCATGGGGATACAGTACATCTTGAGGGGATTGAGGGCAGCAAGTCCGGGAAACTTATCACACTGACTACCGAGAAGGCAATTCGGCTGGCAATGGCCGATGATATGCAGGATACCTTTGAGGAAGTGCTGGCATCCCTGGGGCTGGAGGAAGCCCGGGTAGTCTCCTTCGCTCCCAACTGGTCAGAACATATTGTCCGCTTTCTTACCGATCCTATCGTCAGCAGTCTGCTCATGAGCATCGGATTTTTAGGGCTGCTATTCGAGCTGCGGACGCCTGGCTTTGGTTTCCCCGGGATTATCGGTGCCATTGCCCTGCTGCTCTTTTTCAGCACCAGCTTCATCGCCCAGCTGGCCAACTTCACCGAAGTGCTCATCTTCCTGGCAGGCCTCACGCTGCTGATCTTGGAAATAGTTGCGATTCCCGGCTTTGGTCTGGCTGGAATTGGCGGAATCGCCCTGATGCTGTGGGGTATGTATAAGATGCTCCTGGGTGAATTCCCCACTCCGGAACAGATAGAACGGGCCTTTATTGGCCTGAACATTGGTATTCTGGGCGGCATTATCGGTGCCGTTATCCTCTTAAGAGCTTTTGTCACCAGTAAATTTTTCAAGCGCCACATCCCTATCACGGCTGAGGAGTACAGTGTGGCTATGGGATTGGAGGAGCTGGTCGGCCAGATCGGCAATACTCTCACCGCATGCATGCCCACCGGTAAAGCCGAGATCGCCGGGCGCCAAGTGAACGTCACTACCCGGGGTGAACATATTCCTAAGGGAACCTCCGTTGAGATTATTCGTGTAGAAGGCAACACCGCCTTCATACGCATCGCTTCACGGACCAATAAGGAGTAACCAATCCATGACGAGCTTAGTTTTCATCCTCCCCATTGTACTGGTACTGTTTATCCTGTTTATCTATCTGGTCCCGGTGGGACTGTGGATTCAGGCGTTGGTCTCCATCGGCTGGCGGCAGATCTCACTCATCA
Proteins encoded in this region:
- a CDS encoding ABC transporter ATP-binding protein — translated: MKTYRRFIKYLTRYGHMIALTLILSLIFVALNSLSLWMVASLINTVLVSPESIPVKPVDVSVAGSFYDQLRAWTANLIQQSTPLKTLARLCWLLLAVFLAKNVFFYLKDMAAGIMENRLIRDLRNDLFNHIKTLSMSYFDHQKTAEISSVVLNDVAAVRRAFTVSLQKIVVEPVNLAVFATMLFIISWKLSLLAIPLIPLAALVTTRLGRSLRRRARRSMRQIAGVMNVLQETLRGMRIVKAFVMEQDEARRFKRENQRYYRLVFRRFTLKNLNTPLNEMIGVFFGVVLLWVGGQQVLIGRGVGPEEFMSYIIFLFAMLQPLRNLSNVHADIQVGLASADRIFNLMDVLPSIAEKPGAVALTGFNDSIRLEDVTFTYEGGGRPALYNINCEIKKGEVVALVGLSGSGKSTVADLIPRFYDASSGRIAIDGHDVRDVGLRSLR
- a CDS encoding L-threonylcarbamoyladenylate synthase, producing MRRIAATDPAAPASFWQAIQAGELVVYPTDTLYGLGTDAMNQAALERLAVVKGRKGPFSVMVGQLEELEEYALVSPAITDKLLNMLPGPYTIILSPRHPEKLLQPVKGPGGKVGFRLPGHPFVQAAFQGAQGLVITTSVNRTGQPPLQDPETIKDQLEGQVDLLVDAGRLPASNGSTVVDATVEPWRVLRQGDGKL
- a CDS encoding lysophospholipid acyltransferase family protein; translated protein: MINRLFHAAAWIINRLPRLWALALGRLLGAGLYLVMPYRKDVAWNNLSLALPERSRRQRWAILHRTYQHFGMMLTDFIRMPNLTTHTLGAMIDFDESYIQEVRDQGSGAVVISGHIGNWELFVPALGLRGYPITPVMVTQRGAGGSFVTEVRDNTSHQYISKKTSTRIMLQRLKAGTFLLLAGDQDARKRGVWVTLLGQPSSRPRGGAVFALKASAPLLVGCCLLKKDRRYRLSLRPISTADLPQNRDQAIQILTQRYTDALGEAIQKHPEQYFWFHRMWKSHPEPAEGTSPEPAEGTRPTQHRRTRPARQ
- a CDS encoding nodulation protein NfeD, encoding MAFIIGALAAGLVAKPAGLVYRVPIQGTIDMGLPPFVERVIKLADQERPEAIIFDIDTFGGRLDGATRIKDAIMSSPVPTVAFVNRRAISAGALISLSCEKIIMSKGATIGAATAVDVEGKKASEKVISYFREEMSATAEARGRPTRIAEGMVDEELAVPYIIIHGDTVHLEGIEGSKSGKLITLTTEKAIRLAMADDMQDTFEEVLASLGLEEARVVSFAPNWSEHIVRFLTDPIVSSLLMSIGFLGLLFELRTPGFGFPGIIGAIALLLFFSTSFIAQLANFTEVLIFLAGLTLLILEIVAIPGFGLAGIGGIALMLWGMYKMLLGEFPTPEQIERAFIGLNIGILGGIIGAVILLRAFVTSKFFKRHIPITAEEYSVAMGLEELVGQIGNTLTACMPTGKAEIAGRQVNVTTRGEHIPKGTSVEIIRVEGNTAFIRIASRTNKE